Proteins encoded together in one Sinorhizobium meliloti window:
- a CDS encoding MarC family protein translates to MFDVDLLVNALTTLLVTLDPPGLAPIFLSLTVGLSRQQRFQVATRGSLIAFFILAAFALFGDGILGLLGISIGAFRIAGGMLLFWIAFEMIFEKRQERKEKAGETAITKDHLHNIAVFPLALPLIAGPGAISATILLGSSFPSALDRVQLIVVIAASMAILFLALVIAERIDRFLGVTGRAILTRLLGVILAALAVQFVVDGVRSAFQV, encoded by the coding sequence ATGTTCGATGTCGATCTCTTGGTCAATGCGCTGACGACGCTGCTCGTCACGCTTGATCCGCCCGGCCTTGCGCCGATCTTCCTGAGCCTGACCGTCGGCTTGAGCCGGCAGCAGCGCTTCCAGGTCGCGACCCGCGGCTCGCTCATCGCTTTTTTCATCCTCGCCGCCTTTGCGCTTTTTGGCGACGGCATCCTCGGTCTGCTCGGCATCTCGATCGGCGCCTTCCGGATCGCCGGCGGCATGCTGCTCTTCTGGATCGCTTTCGAGATGATTTTCGAGAAACGCCAGGAGCGAAAGGAAAAGGCCGGGGAGACGGCGATCACGAAGGACCACCTTCACAATATCGCGGTCTTCCCTCTTGCACTGCCCCTGATTGCCGGGCCGGGAGCGATCTCGGCAACCATCCTTCTCGGCAGCTCCTTTCCCTCGGCATTGGATCGGGTGCAGCTCATCGTCGTCATCGCCGCATCGATGGCCATACTGTTCCTGGCGCTGGTGATCGCCGAGCGCATCGACCGGTTCCTGGGCGTCACCGGCCGGGCGATCCTTACCCGCCTCCTCGGCGTCATCCTTGCCGCACTCGCCGTTCAATTCGTCGTGGACGGCGTGCGCTCGGCGTTTCAGGTCTGA
- the gyrA gene encoding DNA gyrase subunit A, whose amino-acid sequence MTEQSTPGGGKNPPGIEPISIIEEMQRSYLDYAMSVIVSRALPDVRDGLKPVHRRILYGMSELGIDWNKKYVKCARVTGDVMGKYHPHGNMAIYDALARMAQDWSLRLPLIDGQGNFGSVDGDPPAAERYTECRLQKAAHSLLDDLDKDTVDFRDNYDGTLHEPVVVPAKFPNLLVNGAGGIAVGMATNIPPHNLVEVIDGCIALIDNPAIELPELMQIIPGPDFPTGALILGRSGIRQAYETGRGSVIMRGRAHIEPMRGDREQIIITEIPYQVNKATMIEKMAELVREKRIEGISDLRDESDRQGYRVVIELKRDANAEVILNQLYRYTPLQTSFGCNMVALNGGKPEQMTLLDMLRAFVSFREDVVSRRTKYLLRKARERAHVLVGLAIAVANIDEVIKLIRQAPDPQTAREQLMERRWPAHDVDALIRLIDDPRHRINDDATYNLSEEQARAILDLRLQRLTALGRDEIGDELNKIGEEIKDYLDILSSRLRIMQIVKNELAAVRDEFGTPRRTEIADGGPDMDDEDLIAQEDMVVTVSHLGYIKRVPLTTYRAQRRGGKGRSGMATRDEDFVTRLFVANTHTPVLFFSSRGIVYKEKVWRLPIGTPQSRGKALINMLPLEPGERITTIMPLPEDETTWENLDVMFSTTRGTVRRNKLSDFVQVNRNGKIAMKLEEEGDEILSVDTCTEFDDVVLTTALGQCIRFPVADVRVFAGRNSIGVRGISLGDGDRIISMAIVAHVEAEPWERAAYLKRSAAERRALTGEEEEIVLVGEEVTNGGELTNERYEELKAREQFILTVSVKGFGKRSSSYDFRTSGRGGKGIRATDTSKTAEIGELVAAFPIEHNDQIMLVSDGGQLIRVPVEGIRLASRATKGVTIFSTAKDEKVVSVERISEPDGDEEIEAVGAEGVMAEPELPPDTTSTPDE is encoded by the coding sequence TTGACTGAGCAAAGCACCCCCGGCGGCGGAAAGAATCCGCCAGGCATCGAGCCGATTTCCATCATCGAGGAAATGCAGCGGTCGTATCTCGATTACGCCATGAGCGTGATCGTGTCGCGCGCGCTTCCCGACGTGCGCGACGGTCTCAAACCCGTTCATCGCCGCATCCTCTACGGGATGAGCGAGCTCGGCATCGACTGGAACAAGAAATACGTAAAATGCGCCCGTGTCACCGGTGACGTGATGGGTAAATACCATCCGCACGGCAACATGGCGATTTACGATGCGCTCGCACGCATGGCGCAGGATTGGTCTCTGCGGCTGCCGCTGATCGACGGCCAGGGCAACTTCGGCTCCGTCGACGGCGATCCGCCGGCGGCAGAGCGTTATACCGAGTGCCGGCTTCAGAAGGCGGCGCACTCGCTGCTGGACGATCTCGACAAGGACACGGTCGATTTCCGCGACAACTACGATGGCACGCTGCACGAGCCCGTCGTCGTCCCGGCAAAGTTCCCGAACCTCCTCGTCAACGGCGCGGGCGGCATCGCCGTCGGCATGGCGACCAATATCCCACCTCATAACCTCGTAGAGGTGATCGACGGCTGTATCGCCCTGATCGACAATCCCGCGATCGAACTGCCGGAGCTGATGCAGATCATTCCGGGGCCGGATTTCCCGACCGGGGCGCTGATCCTCGGCCGTTCGGGAATCCGTCAGGCCTACGAGACCGGCCGCGGCTCCGTCATCATGCGCGGGCGTGCCCATATCGAGCCGATGCGCGGCGATCGCGAGCAGATCATCATCACCGAGATTCCCTATCAGGTGAACAAGGCGACGATGATAGAGAAGATGGCCGAACTCGTCCGCGAGAAGCGGATCGAGGGCATTTCCGATCTTCGCGACGAATCCGACCGCCAGGGCTATCGCGTCGTCATCGAACTGAAGCGCGACGCCAACGCCGAGGTCATTCTCAACCAGCTTTACCGCTACACGCCGTTGCAGACCTCCTTCGGCTGCAACATGGTGGCGCTGAACGGCGGCAAGCCGGAGCAGATGACGCTGCTCGATATGCTGCGCGCCTTCGTCTCCTTCCGCGAGGATGTCGTCAGCCGGCGCACGAAATACCTGCTGCGCAAGGCGCGCGAGCGGGCGCATGTGCTGGTCGGTCTCGCGATCGCGGTCGCGAATATCGACGAGGTGATCAAGCTCATCCGCCAGGCGCCGGATCCGCAGACCGCGCGCGAACAGCTGATGGAGCGCCGCTGGCCGGCGCACGACGTCGATGCGCTCATCCGGCTGATCGACGACCCGCGCCACCGGATCAATGACGACGCTACGTATAACCTGTCCGAAGAACAGGCTCGCGCGATCCTCGACCTGCGCCTGCAGCGTCTGACCGCGCTCGGCCGCGACGAGATCGGCGACGAACTCAACAAGATCGGCGAGGAGATCAAGGATTACCTCGACATCCTGTCGTCCCGTCTCCGTATCATGCAGATCGTCAAGAACGAACTTGCCGCAGTCCGTGACGAGTTCGGCACGCCGCGCCGAACCGAGATTGCCGACGGCGGTCCGGACATGGACGACGAGGACCTGATCGCGCAGGAGGACATGGTGGTTACCGTGTCCCATCTCGGCTACATCAAGCGTGTGCCGCTGACGACCTATCGGGCGCAGCGCCGCGGCGGCAAGGGCCGCTCGGGCATGGCCACGCGCGACGAGGATTTCGTTACCAGGCTGTTCGTCGCCAATACGCACACGCCGGTTCTGTTCTTCTCCTCGCGCGGCATCGTCTATAAGGAGAAGGTCTGGCGCCTTCCGATCGGCACGCCGCAGTCGCGCGGAAAGGCGCTGATCAACATGCTGCCGCTGGAACCCGGCGAGCGCATCACCACGATCATGCCGCTTCCCGAGGACGAGACGACCTGGGAAAACCTCGACGTCATGTTCTCGACGACCCGCGGCACGGTCCGTCGCAACAAGCTCTCAGACTTCGTCCAGGTCAACCGCAACGGCAAGATCGCGATGAAGCTCGAAGAGGAGGGCGACGAAATCCTCTCGGTCGACACCTGCACCGAGTTCGACGACGTGGTGCTCACGACGGCCCTCGGCCAGTGCATCCGCTTCCCCGTTGCCGATGTCCGCGTCTTTGCGGGCCGCAACTCGATCGGCGTTCGCGGCATTTCGCTCGGTGACGGCGACCGGATCATCTCGATGGCCATCGTCGCTCACGTCGAAGCCGAGCCGTGGGAGCGTGCCGCTTATCTGAAGCGGTCGGCCGCGGAGCGTCGCGCCTTGACCGGTGAAGAAGAGGAAATCGTGCTTGTCGGCGAGGAGGTCACCAATGGCGGCGAACTCACCAATGAGCGCTACGAGGAACTGAAGGCGCGCGAGCAATTCATCCTGACGGTCTCGGTGAAAGGCTTCGGCAAGCGTTCCTCGTCCTACGACTTCCGCACTTCAGGCCGCGGCGGCAAGGGCATTCGCGCCACCGATACCTCGAAGACGGCGGAAATCGGCGAACTCGTCGCCGCCTTCCCGATCGAGCACAACGACCAGATCATGCTCGTTTCCGATGGAGGTCAGCTCATCCGGGTTCCGGTGGAAGGCATTCGCCTGGCGAGCCGCGCCACCAAGGGCGTGACCATTTTCTCCACCGCCAAGGACGAGAAGGTCGTTTCGGTCGAGCGGATCAGTGAGCCGGATGGCGACGAGGAGATCGAAGCCGTAGGTGCCGAAGGCGTCATGGCCGAACCGGAGCTGCCGCCGGACACCACGTCGACACCGGACGAGTGA
- a CDS encoding LysR family transcriptional regulator: protein MNLIEPSWDFYRTFLMVLRERSLSAAARQLGLTQPTVGRHIDALETSVGFPLFTRSPHGLMPTDAALELRPYAETLAATAAALLRAASGQHGAIGGTVRISASEVIGVEVLPPILAELHREFPDLSVELSASDIVEDLLRQEADIAVRMVAPAQEALVARHIGAVPLGFHAHRSYLERRGIPQTLEDLSRHSVIGYDRETPAIRSIKGRAPDLPIGRFAFKSDSNLAQLAAIRAGFGIGICQNALAARDPDLMHVLTDAFELKLETWLVMHENLRATPRCRVVFDALARGLLDYLRQ from the coding sequence ATGAACCTCATTGAGCCGAGTTGGGACTTCTACCGCACCTTTCTCATGGTGTTGCGCGAGCGCTCGCTATCGGCCGCGGCGCGCCAGCTCGGCCTGACCCAGCCGACCGTTGGCCGGCACATAGATGCCTTGGAGACGTCCGTGGGGTTTCCGCTCTTCACGCGTTCGCCGCACGGATTGATGCCGACCGACGCCGCGCTGGAGTTGCGGCCCTATGCCGAGACTCTGGCAGCGACAGCTGCAGCCCTGTTGCGCGCAGCATCCGGACAACACGGTGCGATCGGCGGAACGGTCCGTATCAGCGCCAGTGAGGTCATCGGCGTTGAAGTCCTGCCTCCGATCCTCGCCGAATTGCACAGGGAGTTCCCGGACCTCTCCGTCGAACTTTCCGCATCGGATATCGTCGAAGACTTGCTTCGCCAGGAGGCGGATATCGCTGTGCGCATGGTCGCGCCGGCCCAGGAGGCACTGGTTGCGCGCCATATCGGTGCGGTTCCGCTCGGTTTCCATGCGCATCGCTCCTATCTGGAGCGCCGTGGGATACCGCAGACGCTTGAGGATCTCTCCCGCCACAGCGTGATTGGCTATGACCGGGAAACGCCGGCGATCCGCTCGATCAAAGGAAGAGCACCGGACTTGCCGATCGGGCGCTTCGCTTTCAAATCCGATAGCAACCTTGCTCAACTCGCGGCGATCCGCGCCGGTTTCGGCATCGGCATTTGCCAAAACGCGCTTGCCGCCCGCGACCCGGATCTCATGCACGTGCTGACGGATGCCTTTGAACTGAAGCTCGAGACCTGGCTCGTAATGCACGAAAATCTGCGTGCGACGCCACGTTGCCGCGTGGTTTTCGATGCCCTTGCCCGCGGGCTTCTCGACTACCTGCGCCAATAA
- a CDS encoding NAD(P)H-binding protein has product MSATKENAGTVLVLGATGGIGGAVAQNLNARGWKVRALHRNAAKVSAEMPALEWIQGNAMNAEDVRAAAEGVGFIVHAVNPPGYRDWERLVLPMLDNTISAARQVAARIVLPGTMYNFGPDAFPILREDSPQRPLTKKGTIRKEMEARLKAASEEGTGVIILRAGDFFGPNAGNNWFSQGLVKPGKPLTTVTYPGAKGVGHQWAYLPDMAETMARLIERAETLPPFAVFHMRGHFDDEGTGMIAAIRRAADRPHLRVRTFPWWLVTLASPFVPFFREVKELRYLWRKPLEMRNDRLVALLGEEPHTPIDQAVATTLASLDCLRSQTSNNFPAGHSDNALGRASVSS; this is encoded by the coding sequence ATGAGCGCGACGAAAGAGAATGCAGGAACGGTCCTGGTGCTGGGTGCAACAGGCGGAATCGGTGGCGCCGTGGCGCAAAACCTGAATGCGCGTGGGTGGAAAGTCCGCGCACTGCACCGCAACGCTGCGAAGGTATCCGCAGAAATGCCGGCCCTCGAGTGGATTCAAGGCAACGCGATGAACGCTGAGGATGTTCGTGCCGCGGCAGAGGGAGTGGGGTTCATCGTTCATGCGGTCAATCCGCCCGGTTACCGCGATTGGGAACGCCTGGTGCTGCCGATGCTCGACAACACCATAAGTGCGGCCAGACAGGTTGCCGCCCGCATCGTGTTACCGGGCACGATGTATAACTTCGGTCCCGACGCTTTCCCAATTCTTCGTGAGGATTCACCGCAGCGGCCACTGACGAAAAAGGGGACGATTCGCAAGGAAATGGAGGCTCGGCTGAAAGCTGCCTCTGAGGAAGGCACCGGCGTCATCATCCTCAGGGCGGGGGATTTCTTCGGGCCGAATGCTGGGAACAACTGGTTCTCGCAAGGGCTGGTGAAGCCTGGAAAGCCGCTGACGACGGTAACTTATCCCGGCGCGAAAGGGGTCGGGCACCAATGGGCCTATTTGCCGGACATGGCGGAGACGATGGCACGCCTGATCGAGCGTGCGGAAACCCTCCCGCCCTTCGCCGTCTTCCATATGCGCGGACACTTCGACGATGAAGGCACCGGAATGATCGCCGCGATCAGACGTGCGGCGGACAGGCCGCACCTAAGGGTTCGGACCTTTCCGTGGTGGCTCGTCACGCTGGCGTCGCCCTTCGTCCCGTTCTTTCGGGAAGTTAAGGAGCTGCGCTATCTTTGGCGGAAGCCGCTTGAAATGCGCAACGATCGCCTTGTCGCGCTGCTGGGCGAAGAGCCGCATACGCCGATCGACCAAGCCGTCGCAACGACGCTTGCGTCTCTCGATTGCCTGCGCAGTCAAACGAGCAACAATTTCCCCGCAGGGCATAGCGACAACGCGCTGGGGCGTGCATCCGTCAGTTCTTGA
- a CDS encoding transglycosylase SLT domain-containing protein: MHSLVAEGRMVEYEKAGTSCIRSTLKGRLARVAAAVLSVVMCFVSAHSGAAEARTDAPAAPRKCLYSGVSTANPFLRLCISPDNFARDVCGIIEHYAKANDLPAAFFARLIWRESLFQPDAISPKGAEGIAQFMPATAKLRGLADSFNAVAALGKSAEYLSELKSRYGNLGFAAAAYNAGEAGLERFLEKDRLPYETRDYVLAITAYSVEDWRDNPPKSLNIELDKDKSFLDGCVALANTRRLRELVIADEAVWAPWGVQLSAHYQKSMAQRLFLNAVKRLPAPINSEKAVLVRERNASFGSRRRYAARIGRQTRAEADQLCAAIRKSGGVCVVFKN; the protein is encoded by the coding sequence ATGCACTCGTTGGTCGCCGAGGGCCGCATGGTCGAGTACGAAAAGGCAGGCACAAGCTGTATCCGGAGCACCCTCAAGGGACGTCTGGCACGCGTCGCCGCGGCCGTGTTGTCCGTGGTCATGTGTTTTGTCTCCGCCCACTCCGGGGCTGCGGAGGCACGCACCGACGCGCCGGCTGCGCCGCGGAAGTGCCTCTACTCGGGGGTGTCCACGGCAAACCCCTTCCTCCGTCTCTGCATCAGCCCCGACAATTTCGCCCGCGACGTCTGCGGCATCATCGAACATTATGCCAAGGCGAACGATCTGCCCGCCGCTTTCTTCGCCCGTCTGATCTGGCGCGAAAGTCTTTTCCAGCCGGACGCCATCAGCCCCAAGGGCGCAGAAGGAATTGCCCAGTTCATGCCCGCGACGGCAAAGCTGCGCGGCCTGGCGGACAGCTTCAACGCGGTGGCGGCGCTCGGCAAATCCGCCGAGTATCTGAGCGAGCTCAAGTCCCGGTACGGCAATCTCGGTTTTGCGGCGGCGGCCTACAATGCCGGCGAAGCAGGCCTGGAGCGCTTCCTGGAAAAGGACCGTCTACCCTATGAAACGCGGGATTACGTGCTGGCGATCACCGCCTATTCGGTCGAAGACTGGCGCGACAACCCACCGAAGTCGCTCAACATCGAACTCGACAAGGACAAAAGCTTCCTCGATGGCTGCGTCGCGCTTGCCAATACGCGGCGCTTGCGCGAGCTGGTTATCGCCGATGAAGCCGTCTGGGCGCCCTGGGGCGTTCAGCTTTCGGCCCACTATCAGAAGTCCATGGCGCAGCGGCTGTTCCTGAATGCCGTTAAAAGATTGCCCGCTCCGATCAACAGCGAAAAGGCAGTTCTGGTGCGGGAGCGCAATGCCAGCTTCGGGTCCAGGCGCCGCTACGCTGCCCGCATCGGCCGGCAGACGCGCGCCGAGGCAGACCAGCTTTGCGCCGCCATCCGCAAGAGCGGTGGCGTCTGCGTCGTGTTCAAGAACTGA
- a CDS encoding GNAT family N-acetyltransferase, which produces MEIRDAAETDLPAICAIYNDAVANTTAIWNETLVDVANRKAWLKARNAAGFPVLAALSPDGEVVGYASFGEWRAFDGYRHTVEHSVYVRTDQRGGGIGRALMLALIDRAEALGKHVMVAGIESANLPSIRLHEQLGFREAGHMKEVGTKFGRWLDLTFMQLILRTGSPD; this is translated from the coding sequence ATGGAAATCAGAGATGCCGCCGAAACCGATCTTCCGGCGATATGCGCGATCTACAACGACGCTGTGGCGAACACGACGGCGATCTGGAACGAGACCCTTGTCGACGTCGCCAATCGGAAAGCCTGGCTGAAAGCACGCAACGCTGCCGGCTTTCCGGTGCTTGCCGCCCTTTCCCCTGACGGCGAGGTCGTCGGCTACGCCTCCTTCGGCGAGTGGCGCGCCTTCGACGGATACCGGCACACGGTCGAGCACTCGGTCTATGTGCGGACGGACCAGCGCGGCGGCGGCATAGGCCGGGCGCTGATGCTCGCGCTCATCGATCGGGCCGAAGCACTTGGCAAGCACGTGATGGTCGCGGGGATAGAGTCGGCAAACTTGCCGTCGATCCGTCTCCATGAGCAACTCGGTTTTCGTGAGGCCGGCCATATGAAGGAAGTCGGCACGAAATTCGGCCGATGGCTCGACCTCACCTTCATGCAACTGATCCTTCGCACCGGTTCTCCGGACTGA
- a CDS encoding aminoglycoside phosphotransferase family protein encodes MFTSFIDEWSLEPEGDPILTRTSRLLPVRWRGLPAMLKVADEPEERFGGQLMRWWDGHGVARVYAATESAILLERSESRRSLFHMAMTGSDDDATRIVCRTVAALHAPRASMPAGLAPLERWFQALDPAARAHGGILRTCADAAHHLLSAPEEPVALHGDIHHGNILDFDARGWLAIDPKGLYGDRGFDYANLFCNPELPVVTAPGRLSGQLAIVAHEARLEPKRLLRWIIAYAGLSAAWFLGDGESPESTLAVAAIAAAELSG; translated from the coding sequence ATGTTCACGTCCTTCATCGATGAATGGTCTCTAGAGCCCGAAGGCGACCCTATCCTCACGCGGACGAGCCGTCTCCTGCCCGTTCGCTGGCGCGGCCTGCCGGCGATGCTCAAGGTGGCAGACGAGCCGGAGGAAAGATTTGGTGGGCAGTTGATGCGATGGTGGGATGGCCACGGCGTCGCCCGGGTCTACGCCGCAACCGAAAGCGCCATCCTCCTCGAACGGTCGGAGAGCCGCCGATCGCTTTTTCATATGGCGATGACCGGCAGCGACGACGACGCCACCCGGATCGTCTGCCGCACCGTTGCCGCGTTGCATGCACCACGGGCCTCCATGCCTGCGGGTCTCGCACCGCTCGAGCGCTGGTTCCAGGCGCTGGACCCTGCAGCCCGCGCCCATGGCGGTATTCTCAGGACCTGTGCAGACGCCGCCCACCATCTCCTATCCGCGCCCGAAGAGCCAGTCGCACTGCACGGAGACATTCACCACGGCAACATTCTCGACTTCGATGCCCGGGGCTGGCTCGCCATAGATCCCAAGGGTCTCTATGGCGATCGCGGTTTCGATTACGCCAATCTTTTCTGCAATCCGGAGCTTCCCGTCGTAACCGCTCCGGGGCGGCTATCCGGACAGCTTGCAATCGTCGCCCATGAGGCGCGGCTGGAGCCGAAGAGGCTCCTTCGGTGGATCATCGCCTATGCCGGCCTGTCGGCGGCCTGGTTCCTTGGCGACGGAGAAAGCCCGGAAAGCACTTTGGCAGTGGCCGCGATTGCAGCCGCGGAGCTGAGCGGCTAG